The following are encoded in a window of Apteryx mantelli isolate bAptMan1 chromosome 17, bAptMan1.hap1, whole genome shotgun sequence genomic DNA:
- the BRI3BP gene encoding BRI3-binding protein, whose amino-acid sequence MAAGRLPALRLLALLALLLGGAAPRGAWAARGRGAEKQNSLRRAASGLYQGVSGLFGEDNVRALQKFFSRLTERFVNGVDILMDTFWRIWTDLLDVLGIDASNLTHYFSPAAIANNPTRALLLIGAILLAYWFLSLFLGFFFYLLHMMFGRFFWIARVALFTLSCVYILQKYEGDPEHAVLPLCFVVAVYFMTGPVGFYWRRNSNSSLEEKMDHLDSQIRLLNIRLSRVIENLDRGSDQ is encoded by the exons atggcggcggggcggctgccggcgctgcggctgctggccctgctcgccctgctgctgggcggcgcggcgccgcgcggcgcctgggcggcgcggggccgcggcgccgagaAGCAGAACAgcctccgccgcgccgccagcgGCCTCTACCAGGGCGTCAGCGGCCTCTTCGGCGAGGACAACGTGCGGGCCCTGCAGAAG TTTTTCTCAAGGTTGACTGAGAGGTTTGTGAATGGGGTGGATATATTAATGGACACATTCTGGAGAATATGGACTGATCTGTTAGATGTTCTTGGAATTGATG ccTCCAACTTGACTCATTATTTCAGCCCAGCAGCAATTGCCAACAACCCAACCCGTGCTCTTCTGCTGATTGGTGCCATTTTACTTGCCTATTGGTTTTTATCTCTCTTCCTTGGATTCTTCTTCTATCTCCTGCATATGATGTTTGGTCGCTTTTTCTGGATTGCAAGGGTTGCCCTTTTTACCCTCTCGTGTGTGTACATCCTCCAGAAGTATGAAGGTGATCCAGAACATGCAGTCCTGCCTCTCTGCTTTGTTGTAGCAGTTTATTTCATGACCGGGCCTGTTGGATTTTACTGGAGAAGAAACAGCAACAGCAGCCTTGAGGAGAAGATGGACCACCTTGATAGTCAGATCAGACTTCTGAATATACGTCTTTCTAGGGTGATTGAAAACCTGGACAGAGGCAGTGACCAATGA